The Armatimonadota bacterium nucleotide sequence AAGTCGTTGTTCCTAGAGCAGCCGCCCTGGAACGTGTGGTAGAGCCCCATCCAGTGGCCCACTTCATGGGTCCCCGTGTCGCCGAGGTTGTACGGCGCCGCGGTTCCTCCCGGAACCGAGGAATAGAGGATTACCACTCCGTCATTGGTCGGGTTCCCAGCATACGAAGACGGGAACGTCGCCCAGCCGAGCAGACCTCCCCCCATGTTGTTCGAATAGATGTTCAGGTCGTCTGCAGAGCCCTGGCGAAGCGCGGACTTCATCTGGGTCTCACACGTGCCGCCGCTGCAGGTGTACCAAGAGCTGTTGTTGGTGTCGCTCACACCGGCAAGCTGGAACTGGAAGTTCGGCCCATAGGCGGCGTTGAGCACCGCAATTTGGTCGTTAACCTGCTGCGAAGTGACAACTCCGCCATTGCCGCTGGAGTCGTGAATGCGATGCCAATAGACGTTGATGGTCGTCACGGCTTGCGGGTTGATTGGAGCGCTGTAGAGTTCGGCCTCGACGCGCACCATCTCCCGGAAGCTGAGGTCCTTGGTGGAACAGCGAATCTTTTGCGATCCCGCGGCGTTGGCGACATAGCCCAAGACGCTCCATGCGCCAAGGGTGCAAAGCAACGTCGCTTTCATCAAGTTCGATACATACATAGCGTTCAAATCCCTCCGTAGGGCGCCGAAACATCGGCGGTCCGGCGCATCAAGTCATTATAGTGACGATTCTCGCGAACCCAAAGACTTTTTTGTATGGAATGAAACCGGTTCTCAATCTGGCCCGGCTACATGGCTGAATCAATCACTACCGGACTGGACGCCCACCACCATGGGTTTGGCCACAGCCCAGAATGCCCACTCACTCTTGGCGCTTGATAGCGCCAAGAGTGAGTGGATAGATGCGAATGGCTACTTGCCCTCGCGGTAGGTCGTGTACATGGAGTCCATCCGCGAATCCTGCCCGGCCGAGAACTCATTCTTACACGAGTCGTCGGTATAGTCCATGAAGTTGTAGATGGGGTCAAGCCCCGGAAACCTGGTCCCGGCACAAGAATCGCGACCCGTCGGGCATCCGAAGGCAGGGGATTTCTCTGCTGGGGTATCGGCGACCGAATCATTGTTCTTTGTGCAGCCACCCTGAAACGTGTGATAGAGGCCCATCCAATGCCCGATCTCGTGGGTCGCAGTGTCACCCAGGTTGTACGGGGCTGCAGTCCCACCAGGCAGTGACGAAAAGAGGACGACCACGCCGTCGAGTTTTGGCTTTCTCCTGTAATCCGACGGGAAGGTCGCCCAGCCGAGAAGGCCTTGACCCATGTTATTCGTGTAGATGTTAAGGTCGTCCGCAGTTCCTTGTCGCAAAGCGTTCTTCATTTGGGTCTCGGCGCTGGTGCCTGGGCCGGCCGTATACCATTCGGGATTGGTGGTTCGATCCACCGAAACCAGCTGGAAATCCCATCCCCAAGGCGCGTAAGCGGCGTCGAGGACGCTGATCTGTGCAGCAATCTGGCTGTCGGGGATGTCCCCGTTCGCAATGCCCGATCCGTTGTTGATCACGTGCCAATAGACAGGGATTGTGCCGCCGGTAGCTTGGATCCCTTCGTGAGAGATGAGCTGGGCTTCGATGAACACATGCTCTTGAACCGAGAGTTCCCGGGTTCCGCAGTGCTTGGGGCTGAACTTGGGTCCCGAGGCAAATGCCACGTAGCCCAAGGTGGCCAACGCGGCCGAAGATACGAAGAACATTCCTTTGGTCATCAAGGAAAACTGCATGAGAATAGCGCCTCCTAACGTCCGCTTCGTACTACTAGTCTGAGCACGAAGCAACTCCTGTAATTATAGAGTCAGTTCATCCCAATTCCAAGACGAGAATTGCTGGATTCACCAATGACACCGCAGGTTCGCGACGTTTGCAGGAAACCGATTGGAAGGATAGACTGCAACCATGGTAGCTCTCCTCTTTGCCGGGGCTCTAGTCACTCAGGGCCTGTCTGTTCTGGACTTTGGTGCGAAAGGGGACGGCCTCGTCGATTGCACCCCTTCTTTCCAGAGGGCTCTCGATGCAGCCGCAAAGGCGGGCCAAGTTGTCTTCGCACCCCGGGGGAAGTACCTTTTTAGGGGCCACCTCAACGTGCCCGCCGGCGTGACCCTGAAAGGAGTATGGGAGTCGGTGCCAGCGCACAACGGCGTTCGCGACAAGGGACTTCCCCTCCCTACCGATGACGGAACGACCTTCCTCATCACTGAGGGAGCAGGCAGTGAAGACGGACCGGCTTTCCTTACCTTGAACACCAACAGCACCCTGAAAGGAGTGGTCCTCTACTATCCCAGTCAGGACCCAGCCGCTGAGCCCAGACCGTATCCCTATGCCGTCGCCATGCGCGGCAAGAACCCTGCGGTGCTCGACGTCGAGCTCCTAAACCCCTACAACGGAATCGACGCCAGCCAGAACGAGCGGCATCTGATCCGGAATGTCCAGGGCCAGCCTCTCAGGCGCGGCGTATACGTCGATTCGATCTATGACATCGGGCGCATCGAAAACGTGCATTTCAACCCCTGGTGGAGCATGCAGCCGAAGCTGTTCCAATGGCAGATGGCCAATGGCGAGGCGTTCGTGTTCGGACGGACCGACTGGCAGTACGTCCTAAACACGTTCTGCTTCGGCTACAAGGTCGGCTACCGATTCATCGAGAGCAAGAACGGCGTCTGCAACGGCAATTTCCTGGGGATCGGCGCGGACGATTGCTGGACCGCCATCCAGATTGATCAGAGCGCGCCGATGGGGCTCTTGATCACCAACGGCGAGTTCGTGAGCTTCCACGGACCGGACCCCACAATGGTCTCTGTGGGC carries:
- a CDS encoding zinc metalloprotease, translated to MKATLLCTLGAWSVLGYVANAAGSQKIRCSTKDLSFREMVRVEAELYSAPINPQAVTTINVYWHRIHDSSGNGGVVTSQQVNDQIAVLNAAYGPNFQFQLAGVSDTNNSSWYTCSGGTCETQMKSALRQGSADDLNIYSNNMGGGLLGWATFPSSYAGNPTNDGVVILYSSVPGGTAAPYNLGDTGTHEVGHWMGLYHTFQGGCSRNNDFVSDTPAERSPAYGCPEGRDSCTGRKWPGLDPIHNFMDYSDDACMFEFSAGQDTRMDAQWTTYRMGK
- a CDS encoding zinc metalloprotease; the protein is MQFSLMTKGMFFVSSAALATLGYVAFASGPKFSPKHCGTRELSVQEHVFIEAQLISHEGIQATGGTIPVYWHVINNGSGIANGDIPDSQIAAQISVLDAAYAPWGWDFQLVSVDRTTNPEWYTAGPGTSAETQMKNALRQGTADDLNIYTNNMGQGLLGWATFPSDYRRKPKLDGVVVLFSSLPGGTAAPYNLGDTATHEIGHWMGLYHTFQGGCTKNNDSVADTPAEKSPAFGCPTGRDSCAGTRFPGLDPIYNFMDYTDDSCKNEFSAGQDSRMDSMYTTYREGK